From Seriola aureovittata isolate HTS-2021-v1 ecotype China chromosome 20, ASM2101889v1, whole genome shotgun sequence, a single genomic window includes:
- the myo3a gene encoding myosin-IIIa isoform X3 produces MSENSFFNFRRSLLKMFPQSGKSIVFDNFPDPTDTWEIIETIGKGTYGKVYKVLNKIDGSKAAVKILDPIHDIDEEIEAEYNILKALSDHANVVKFYGMYYKKDVKCGDQLWLVLELCNGGSVTDLAKGMLRRGDRMDEAIIAYILREALMGLQHLHINKTIHRDVKGNNILLTTHGGIKLVDFGVSAQLTNTRLRRNTSVGTPFWMAPEVIACEQQLDSTYDARCDVWSLGITAIELGDGDPPLSDLHPMRALFKIPRNPPPTLHQPELWSDDFNDFICKCLIKDFELRPNVLDLLQHVFIKQTVGREKILQKQLIELIDLNQQIGVIEKTSHHGKTDRGTDSNDRHERIHTKKGSHMKTQTDPDEVDDLATLEVLDENTVTEQLQSRYGKDQIYTYVGDILIAVNPFHKMEIYAPQHTKMYIGAKRTANPPHIFAVADVAYQSMVSYNTDQCIVISGESGAGKTESAHLLVQQLTVLGKANNRTLQEKILLVNNLVEAFGNACTVINDNSSRFGKYLEMKFTCGGTVVGAQISEYLLEKSRVIHQAVGERNFHIFYYIYAGLADRKKLAHYKLSDSKTPKYLCNEHVKLGPDIVSNTFYKEQFDAVEQCFKVIGFTLEELGSVYSTLAAILNSGDIEFSPVATEHQTDKSNISNISVLENVASLLRIRSDELQEALTSHCVVARGETIVRPNTVEKAAEVRDAMGKALYGRLFSWIVNRINSLLRPDSHLGEDDKGLNIGILDIFGFENFKKNSFEQLCINIANEQIQFYFNQHIFAWEQDEYLNEEVDARMIEYEDNRPLLDLFLQKPMGMLSLLDEESRFPQATDQTLVEKFDDNLKTKSFWRPKRVDLGFGIHHYAGKVIYNAAGFLAKNRDTLPADIVLLLRSSENELVRKLVTHPLTKTGNLAHTKGKGINTLRSPRTPTRTINFTKPGEQGDTPYHPRETTNMRTQTVASYFRYSLMDLLSKMVAGQPHFVRCIKPNNDRQASKFDREKVLVQLRYTGVLETAKIRRQGYSHRILFANFIKRYYILAFPAHEEPAGTPETCAAILEKAKLENWAMGKTKVFLKYYHVEHLNLMVQQATQRIILLQACVRGWLGAKRYRRILREREQSALVLQSAYRGHKARKRVAEDKIKAKFEAFITKFQAVCRGYLAKKKYKELVDEKNKAATKIQARYRGHKERKSFKRKREAKEKEKAEKALKEAKDEEDETKAAVVLQSNYRGFKERKKFKERKKTMAGAELELPPNIVEEEEQEVGGEEPTGKEEEEAKTEENEEDEESTYEAEENDDSDHTQVPEDDEHTEVADEAVISDAPAADAGKEEQEEVKTGGNGQENAAGEEAVNLEEETKAATVIQSNFRGHKERKRLQEEGKIPAKKQKGKSSTGEEEEAAAATTEEELPEASTPAEEICSEDQEVSHSDAKSEDADEAKAAVVLQSNFRGHKERKRLEEEGKIPKKKKKMEVTPGPPKEEEQVMHTEESAPESQQDASAENVDGLDEEKAATVLQSNFRGHRDRKKLKAEKEAQKKATEEAANDAEGGSKEEREEEEEEEEEVLDVTDVEIEHKEETDAEKERLEEEQAAVKIQSNFRGYKDRKNLKANKETAQNEAQQLESFSKQIAQTSQDFVALQHKLNEIIQAHQSNPANNGMFVRGKAMNGFASQNQQSTDKRLSRTPRRTQQPKTLNTPEDSTYYTLIHRSVQDDKRKPRKEGPGKLLDVDDQYYGGLSTSMSEPSMPTEEPSRQRSMPERRGSLERRRSSDRRRSSDRRRSMGRRRSMDRRQSGDQRPAAAGRQTRERAVTDPERPKPPADDSVDMRSVPRMPSTDRRAEENPYDFRHLLRKTSQRRRLIKQY; encoded by the exons GAGATCTCTCCTGAAGATGTTTCCACAATCAGGCAAATCGATTGTCTTTGACAACTTTCCGGATCCCACTGACACCTGGGAAATCATCGAGACAATCGGGAAAGGGACCTACGGGAAAGTCTACAAAGTGCTCAACAAAATCGATGGAAGTAAAGCAGCGGTGAAGATCCTGGATCCCATCCAT GATATAGACGAGGAGATCGAAGCAGAGTACAACATCCTCAAAGCTCTGTCTGACCACGCCAATGTTGTCAAGTTCTATGGGATGTACTACAAGAAGGATGTGAAATGTGGGGACCAGTTGTGGCTGGTGCTGGAG CTTTGCAACGGTGGCTCAGTGACGGATCTGGCCAAAGGCAtgctgaggagaggagacaggatgGATGAAGCCATCATTGCCTACATCTTGCGTGAGGCCCTCATG GGCCTCCAACACCTGCACATCAACAAGACCATCCACCGTGACGTCAAAGGCAATAACATCCTGCTGACGACGCACGGAGGGATCAAACTTGTGGATTTCG GTGTTTCTGCTCAGCTGACAAACACCCGTCTGAGGAGGAACACCTCCGTTGGAACTCCCTTCTGGATGGCTCCTGAg GTAATAGCgtgtgagcagcagctggactcCACCTACGATGCCCGTTGTGACGTTTGGTCCCTGGGCATCACTGCCATAGAGCTGGGAGATGGAGACCCGCCGCTCTCCGACCTCCACCCGATGAGAGCCCTTTTCAAAATACCCAG AAACCCTCCGCCTACTCTCCACCAGCCGGAGCTCTGGTCAGACGACTTTAATGACTTCATCTGCAA ATGTCTGATTAAGGACTTCGAGCTGAGACCAAACGTGCTAGACCTGCTCCAACATGTGTTCATCAAACAGACTGTCGGCAGAGAGAAAATACTGCAGAAGCAATTGATTGAACTCATTGATCTCAACCAACAAATAGGAGTCATTGAAAAAACAAG CCATCatggaaagacagacagaggcacagACAGTAATGACAG GCATGAGCGCATCCACACTAAAAAAGGAAGCCACATGAAGACACAGACTGACCCCGACGAGGTGGACGACCTCGCCACCCTGGAAGTGCTAGATGAG aatACCGTCACGGAGCAGCTTCAGAGTCGCTATGGAAAAGACCAGATTTACACATATGTGGGAGACATCCTCATCGCAGTCAATCCTTTCCATAAGATGGAGATATACGCTCCTCAG CACACTAAGATGTACATAGGAGCGAAGCGTACGGCTAACCCGCCGCACATCTTTGCTGTGGCTGATGTGGCCTACCAGTCCATGGTGTCATACAACACAGACCAG TGTATTGTGATCAGCGGAGAAAGTGGAGCCGGGAAAACGGAGAGTGCTCATCTGTTAGTGCAGCAGCTGACTGTTCTTGGGAAG GCCAATAATCGGACGCTGCAGGAGAAGATCCTGCTGGTCAACAACCTGGTGGAGGCGTTCGGAAACGCCTGCACGGTCATCAATGACAACTCCAGCCGCTTCGGCAAGTACCTGGAGATGAAGTTCACCTGCGGGGGAACGGTGGTGGGAGCGCAGATATCTGAGTATCTGCTGGAGAAATCCAGAGTCATCCACCAGGCCGT aggggagaggaacTTCCACATCTTCTACTACATTTACGCCGGCCTGGCTGACAGGAAGAAGCTGGCCCACTACAAGCTCTCCGACAGCAAAACACCTAA GTATCTGTGTAACGAGCACGTTAAATTAGGGCCTGACATAGTGAGCAACACCTTCTACAAGGAGCAGTTTGATGCAGTGGAGCAGTGTTTCAAAGTCATTGGATTCACCCTGGAG GAGCTGGGCAGCGTTTACAGCACCCTGGCCGCCATCCTCAACTCCGGGGACATCGAGTTCTCTCCGGTCGCCACCGAGCATCAAACAGACAAGAGCAACATCTCCAACATTTCTGTCCTCGAGAAcg TGGCCTCACTGCTGCGCATCCGCTCCGACGAGCTCCAGGAAGCCCTGACCTCCCACTGCGTTGTGGCCCGGGGAGAGACGATCGTCAGGCCCAACACGGTGGAAAAAGCGGCGGAGGTGAGGGACGCCATGGGCAAGGCTCTCTACGGCCGCCTCTTCAGCTGGATCGTCAACCGCATCAACTCGCTGCTGCGGCCCGACAGCCACCTGGG AGAGGATGACAAGGGCCTGAACATCGGCATCTTGGACATCTTCGGCTTCGAGAACTTCAAGAAGAACTCCTTCGAGCAGCTCTGCATCAACATCGCCAACGAGCAGATCCAGTTCTACTTCAACCAGCACATATTCGCCTGGGAACAG GATGAGTACCTGAACGAGGAGGTGGACGCTCGGATGATTGAGTATGAGGACAACCGGCCCCTCCTGGATCTCTTCCTGCAGAAGCCCATGGGGATGCTTTCGCTGCTGGATGAGGAGAGTCGCTTCCCGCAGGCCACAGACCAGACCCTCGTAG AGAAATTTGATGATAATCTCAAGACCAAAAGCTTCTGGAGACCAAAGAGGGTCGACCTCGGCTTTGGGATTCACCACTACGCCGGAAAG GTGATTTACAACGCCGCAGGCTTCTTGGCAAAGAACAGAGACACACTCCCGGCCGACATCGTCCTGCTGCTGAGGTCGTCGGAGAACGAGCTGGTTCGGAAACTAGTCACCCATCCGCTCACCAAAACCG GCAACCTCGCACACACCAAGGGTAAAGGCATAAACACATTGCGCAGCCCGCGGACCCCGACACGCACCATCAACTTCACCAAG CCGGGCGAACAGGGAGACACGCCCTACCACCCAAGAGAAACCACCAACATGAGAACACAGACGGTGGCCTCTTACTTCAGA TACTCTCTGATGGACCTGCTGTCCAAGATGGTGGCAGGGCAGCCTCACTTTGTGCGCTGCATCAAACCCAACAACGATCGCCAGGCCAGCAAGTTCGACCGGGAGAAGGTTCTGGTTCAGCTGCGTTACACCGGCGTTCTGGAGACCGCCAAGATCAGGCGGCAGGGTTACTCTCACCGCATCCTGTTTGCCAACTTCATAAAGAG GTACTACATCTTGGCGTTCCCTGCTCACGAGGAGCCGGCTGGGACTCCAGAGACGTGTGCTGCAATACTGGAGAAAGCCAAGCTGGAGAACTGGGCAATGGGGAAGACTAAG GTTTTCCTGAAGTACTACCACGTTGAACACCTGAACCTGATGGTGCAGCAGGCAACGCAACGCATCATCCTGCTCCAGGCATGCGTTCGCGGCTGGCTGGGAGCCAAGCGCTACCGGCGGATACTGAGAGAGCGAGAACAGAGCGCTCTGGTGCTGCAGTCGG CTTACAGAGGTCATAAAGCTCGGAAGAGGGTCGCCGAAGACAAAATCAAAGCGAAGTTTGAGGCCTTCATCACCAAGTTTCAGGCCG TTTGCAGGGGCTACCTAGCgaaaaagaaatacaaggaGTTGGTGGACGAAAAGAACAAGGCTGCGACCAAGATTCAGGCTCGCTACAGAGGCCACAAGGAAAGGAAGAGCTTCAAAAGAAAACG ggaagccaaagagaaagagaaagcagagaaagcCCTTAAAGAAGCAAAGGACGAGGAGGACGAAACTAAAGCCGCCGTGGTTCTCCAGAGCAACTACAGGGGAttcaaagagaggaaaaagttcaaggagaggaaaaagacgATGGCCGGGGCCGAGCTAGAGCTGCCACCAAACatagtggaggaagaggaacaggaagtaGGCGGGGAAGAGCCTACGGgtaaggaagaagaagaggcaaagacagaggagaatgaagaggatgaagaaagtACATATGAAGCCGAGGAAAATGATGACAGCGATCACACACAGGTGCCAGAAGATGACGAACATACAGAGGTGGCGGACGAAGCGGTGATTTCGGACGCACCAGCAGCAGATGCTGgaaaagaggagcaggaagaggtcAAGACGGGGGGAAATGGACAGGAAAATGCTGCAGGGGAAGAGGCTGTCAACTTAGAGGAGGAAACCAAGGCAGCCACTGTGATCCAGAGTAATTTCAGAGGtcacaaagagaggaagaggctgcaAGAAGAAGGCAAAATCCCAGCGAAGAAgcagaaaggaaaaagctcgacaggtgaagaagaagaagcagccgCGGCGACCACGGAGGAAGAACTTCCCGAAGCTTCGACACCGGCAGAGGAAATCTGCAGTGAAGACCAAGAAGTTTCTCATAGCGACGCCAAGTCAGAGGACGCAGACGAGGCCAAAGCAGCGGTGGTGCTTCAGAGTAACTTCCGCGGCCACAAGGAGCGCAAACgtctggaggaggaaggaaagatcccgaagaagaagaagaagatggaggttACACCAGGACCTCCAAAAGAGGAAGAGCAAGTGATGCACACAGAAGAATCAGCGCCAGAGTCTCAGCAGGACGCATCTGCCGAGAACGTGGACGGACTGGACGAGGAGAAAGCTGCTACCGTCCTTCAGAGTAACTTCAGGGGCCACCGGGACCGAAAGAAGCTGAAAGCAGAGAAGGAAGCTCAGAAGAAAGCGACGGAAGAGGCCGCCAACGATGCAGAGGGGGGAAGTAAAGAGGAGcgggaagaagaagaagaagaagaggaggaggtccTGGATGTTACTGATGTGGAGATTGAACATAAAGAGGAGACTGACGCTGAGAAAGAAAGACTGGAGGAGGAACAGGCTGCAGTGAAGATCCAGAGTAACTTCAGAGGGTACAAGGACAGGAAGAACCTGAAGGCCAACAAGGAAACGGCACAGAATGAAGCTCAGCAACTAGAGAGCTTCTCAAAACAG ATCGCGCAGACTTCTCAGGACTTCGTCGCCTTGCAGCACAAGCTGAATGAGATCATCCAGGCCCATCAATCAAACCCGGCGAACAACGGCATGTTTGTGAGGGGGAAAGCAATGAATGGCTTCGCTTCCCAGAATCAACAATCAA CTGACAAGAGATTGTCGAGGACCCCCCGCAGGACCCAGCAGCCGAAGACCCTGAACACGCCAGAGGACTCCACCTATTACACCCTGATTCAT CGCTCCGTCCAGGACGACAAACGCAAGCCCAGGAAAGAGGG
- the myo3a gene encoding myosin-IIIa isoform X1 has protein sequence MSENSFFNFRRSLLKMFPQSGKSIVFDNFPDPTDTWEIIETIGKGTYGKVYKVLNKIDGSKAAVKILDPIHDIDEEIEAEYNILKALSDHANVVKFYGMYYKKDVKCGDQLWLVLELCNGGSVTDLAKGMLRRGDRMDEAIIAYILREALMGLQHLHINKTIHRDVKGNNILLTTHGGIKLVDFGVSAQLTNTRLRRNTSVGTPFWMAPEVIACEQQLDSTYDARCDVWSLGITAIELGDGDPPLSDLHPMRALFKIPRNPPPTLHQPELWSDDFNDFICKCLIKDFELRPNVLDLLQHVFIKQTVGREKILQKQLIELIDLNQQIGVIEKTRHERIHTKKGSHMKTQTDPDEVDDLATLEVLDENTVTEQLQSRYGKDQIYTYVGDILIAVNPFHKMEIYAPQHTKMYIGAKRTANPPHIFAVADVAYQSMVSYNTDQCIVISGESGAGKTESAHLLVQQLTVLGKANNRTLQEKILLVNNLVEAFGNACTVINDNSSRFGKYLEMKFTCGGTVVGAQISEYLLEKSRVIHQAVGERNFHIFYYIYAGLADRKKLAHYKLSDSKTPKYLCNEHVKLGPDIVSNTFYKEQFDAVEQCFKVIGFTLEELGSVYSTLAAILNSGDIEFSPVATEHQTDKSNISNISVLENVASLLRIRSDELQEALTSHCVVARGETIVRPNTVEKAAEVRDAMGKALYGRLFSWIVNRINSLLRPDSHLGEDDKGLNIGILDIFGFENFKKNSFEQLCINIANEQIQFYFNQHIFAWEQDEYLNEEVDARMIEYEDNRPLLDLFLQKPMGMLSLLDEESRFPQATDQTLVEKFDDNLKTKSFWRPKRVDLGFGIHHYAGKVIYNAAGFLAKNRDTLPADIVLLLRSSENELVRKLVTHPLTKTGNLAHTKGKGINTLRSPRTPTRTINFTKPGEQGDTPYHPRETTNMRTQTVASYFRYSLMDLLSKMVAGQPHFVRCIKPNNDRQASKFDREKVLVQLRYTGVLETAKIRRQGYSHRILFANFIKRYYILAFPAHEEPAGTPETCAAILEKAKLENWAMGKTKVFLKYYHVEHLNLMVQQATQRIILLQACVRGWLGAKRYRRILREREQSALVLQSAYRGHKARKRVAEDKIKAKFEAFITKFQAVCRGYLAKKKYKELVDEKNKAATKIQARYRGHKERKSFKRKREAKEKEKAEKALKEAKDEEDETKAAVVLQSNYRGFKERKKFKERKKTMAGAELELPPNIVEEEEQEVGGEEPTGKEEEEAKTEENEEDEESTYEAEENDDSDHTQVPEDDEHTEVADEAVISDAPAADAGKEEQEEVKTGGNGQENAAGEEAVNLEEETKAATVIQSNFRGHKERKRLQEEGKIPAKKQKGKSSTGEEEEAAAATTEEELPEASTPAEEICSEDQEVSHSDAKSEDADEAKAAVVLQSNFRGHKERKRLEEEGKIPKKKKKMEVTPGPPKEEEQVMHTEESAPESQQDASAENVDGLDEEKAATVLQSNFRGHRDRKKLKAEKEAQKKATEEAANDAEGGSKEEREEEEEEEEEVLDVTDVEIEHKEETDAEKERLEEEQAAVKIQSNFRGYKDRKNLKANKETAQNEAQQLESFSKQIAQTSQDFVALQHKLNEIIQAHQSNPANNGMFVRGKAMNGFASQNQQSTDKRLSRTPRRTQQPKTLNTPEDSTYYTLIHRSVQDDKRKPRKEGPGKLLDVDDQYYGGLSTSMSEPSMPTEEPSRQRSMPERRGSLERRRSSDRRRSSDRRRSMGRRRSMDRRQSGDQRPAAAGRQTRERAVTDPERPKPPADDSVDMRSVPRMPSTDRRAEENPYDFRHLLRKTSQRRRLIKQY, from the exons GAGATCTCTCCTGAAGATGTTTCCACAATCAGGCAAATCGATTGTCTTTGACAACTTTCCGGATCCCACTGACACCTGGGAAATCATCGAGACAATCGGGAAAGGGACCTACGGGAAAGTCTACAAAGTGCTCAACAAAATCGATGGAAGTAAAGCAGCGGTGAAGATCCTGGATCCCATCCAT GATATAGACGAGGAGATCGAAGCAGAGTACAACATCCTCAAAGCTCTGTCTGACCACGCCAATGTTGTCAAGTTCTATGGGATGTACTACAAGAAGGATGTGAAATGTGGGGACCAGTTGTGGCTGGTGCTGGAG CTTTGCAACGGTGGCTCAGTGACGGATCTGGCCAAAGGCAtgctgaggagaggagacaggatgGATGAAGCCATCATTGCCTACATCTTGCGTGAGGCCCTCATG GGCCTCCAACACCTGCACATCAACAAGACCATCCACCGTGACGTCAAAGGCAATAACATCCTGCTGACGACGCACGGAGGGATCAAACTTGTGGATTTCG GTGTTTCTGCTCAGCTGACAAACACCCGTCTGAGGAGGAACACCTCCGTTGGAACTCCCTTCTGGATGGCTCCTGAg GTAATAGCgtgtgagcagcagctggactcCACCTACGATGCCCGTTGTGACGTTTGGTCCCTGGGCATCACTGCCATAGAGCTGGGAGATGGAGACCCGCCGCTCTCCGACCTCCACCCGATGAGAGCCCTTTTCAAAATACCCAG AAACCCTCCGCCTACTCTCCACCAGCCGGAGCTCTGGTCAGACGACTTTAATGACTTCATCTGCAA ATGTCTGATTAAGGACTTCGAGCTGAGACCAAACGTGCTAGACCTGCTCCAACATGTGTTCATCAAACAGACTGTCGGCAGAGAGAAAATACTGCAGAAGCAATTGATTGAACTCATTGATCTCAACCAACAAATAGGAGTCATTGAAAAAACAAG GCATGAGCGCATCCACACTAAAAAAGGAAGCCACATGAAGACACAGACTGACCCCGACGAGGTGGACGACCTCGCCACCCTGGAAGTGCTAGATGAG aatACCGTCACGGAGCAGCTTCAGAGTCGCTATGGAAAAGACCAGATTTACACATATGTGGGAGACATCCTCATCGCAGTCAATCCTTTCCATAAGATGGAGATATACGCTCCTCAG CACACTAAGATGTACATAGGAGCGAAGCGTACGGCTAACCCGCCGCACATCTTTGCTGTGGCTGATGTGGCCTACCAGTCCATGGTGTCATACAACACAGACCAG TGTATTGTGATCAGCGGAGAAAGTGGAGCCGGGAAAACGGAGAGTGCTCATCTGTTAGTGCAGCAGCTGACTGTTCTTGGGAAG GCCAATAATCGGACGCTGCAGGAGAAGATCCTGCTGGTCAACAACCTGGTGGAGGCGTTCGGAAACGCCTGCACGGTCATCAATGACAACTCCAGCCGCTTCGGCAAGTACCTGGAGATGAAGTTCACCTGCGGGGGAACGGTGGTGGGAGCGCAGATATCTGAGTATCTGCTGGAGAAATCCAGAGTCATCCACCAGGCCGT aggggagaggaacTTCCACATCTTCTACTACATTTACGCCGGCCTGGCTGACAGGAAGAAGCTGGCCCACTACAAGCTCTCCGACAGCAAAACACCTAA GTATCTGTGTAACGAGCACGTTAAATTAGGGCCTGACATAGTGAGCAACACCTTCTACAAGGAGCAGTTTGATGCAGTGGAGCAGTGTTTCAAAGTCATTGGATTCACCCTGGAG GAGCTGGGCAGCGTTTACAGCACCCTGGCCGCCATCCTCAACTCCGGGGACATCGAGTTCTCTCCGGTCGCCACCGAGCATCAAACAGACAAGAGCAACATCTCCAACATTTCTGTCCTCGAGAAcg TGGCCTCACTGCTGCGCATCCGCTCCGACGAGCTCCAGGAAGCCCTGACCTCCCACTGCGTTGTGGCCCGGGGAGAGACGATCGTCAGGCCCAACACGGTGGAAAAAGCGGCGGAGGTGAGGGACGCCATGGGCAAGGCTCTCTACGGCCGCCTCTTCAGCTGGATCGTCAACCGCATCAACTCGCTGCTGCGGCCCGACAGCCACCTGGG AGAGGATGACAAGGGCCTGAACATCGGCATCTTGGACATCTTCGGCTTCGAGAACTTCAAGAAGAACTCCTTCGAGCAGCTCTGCATCAACATCGCCAACGAGCAGATCCAGTTCTACTTCAACCAGCACATATTCGCCTGGGAACAG GATGAGTACCTGAACGAGGAGGTGGACGCTCGGATGATTGAGTATGAGGACAACCGGCCCCTCCTGGATCTCTTCCTGCAGAAGCCCATGGGGATGCTTTCGCTGCTGGATGAGGAGAGTCGCTTCCCGCAGGCCACAGACCAGACCCTCGTAG AGAAATTTGATGATAATCTCAAGACCAAAAGCTTCTGGAGACCAAAGAGGGTCGACCTCGGCTTTGGGATTCACCACTACGCCGGAAAG GTGATTTACAACGCCGCAGGCTTCTTGGCAAAGAACAGAGACACACTCCCGGCCGACATCGTCCTGCTGCTGAGGTCGTCGGAGAACGAGCTGGTTCGGAAACTAGTCACCCATCCGCTCACCAAAACCG GCAACCTCGCACACACCAAGGGTAAAGGCATAAACACATTGCGCAGCCCGCGGACCCCGACACGCACCATCAACTTCACCAAG CCGGGCGAACAGGGAGACACGCCCTACCACCCAAGAGAAACCACCAACATGAGAACACAGACGGTGGCCTCTTACTTCAGA TACTCTCTGATGGACCTGCTGTCCAAGATGGTGGCAGGGCAGCCTCACTTTGTGCGCTGCATCAAACCCAACAACGATCGCCAGGCCAGCAAGTTCGACCGGGAGAAGGTTCTGGTTCAGCTGCGTTACACCGGCGTTCTGGAGACCGCCAAGATCAGGCGGCAGGGTTACTCTCACCGCATCCTGTTTGCCAACTTCATAAAGAG GTACTACATCTTGGCGTTCCCTGCTCACGAGGAGCCGGCTGGGACTCCAGAGACGTGTGCTGCAATACTGGAGAAAGCCAAGCTGGAGAACTGGGCAATGGGGAAGACTAAG GTTTTCCTGAAGTACTACCACGTTGAACACCTGAACCTGATGGTGCAGCAGGCAACGCAACGCATCATCCTGCTCCAGGCATGCGTTCGCGGCTGGCTGGGAGCCAAGCGCTACCGGCGGATACTGAGAGAGCGAGAACAGAGCGCTCTGGTGCTGCAGTCGG CTTACAGAGGTCATAAAGCTCGGAAGAGGGTCGCCGAAGACAAAATCAAAGCGAAGTTTGAGGCCTTCATCACCAAGTTTCAGGCCG TTTGCAGGGGCTACCTAGCgaaaaagaaatacaaggaGTTGGTGGACGAAAAGAACAAGGCTGCGACCAAGATTCAGGCTCGCTACAGAGGCCACAAGGAAAGGAAGAGCTTCAAAAGAAAACG ggaagccaaagagaaagagaaagcagagaaagcCCTTAAAGAAGCAAAGGACGAGGAGGACGAAACTAAAGCCGCCGTGGTTCTCCAGAGCAACTACAGGGGAttcaaagagaggaaaaagttcaaggagaggaaaaagacgATGGCCGGGGCCGAGCTAGAGCTGCCACCAAACatagtggaggaagaggaacaggaagtaGGCGGGGAAGAGCCTACGGgtaaggaagaagaagaggcaaagacagaggagaatgaagaggatgaagaaagtACATATGAAGCCGAGGAAAATGATGACAGCGATCACACACAGGTGCCAGAAGATGACGAACATACAGAGGTGGCGGACGAAGCGGTGATTTCGGACGCACCAGCAGCAGATGCTGgaaaagaggagcaggaagaggtcAAGACGGGGGGAAATGGACAGGAAAATGCTGCAGGGGAAGAGGCTGTCAACTTAGAGGAGGAAACCAAGGCAGCCACTGTGATCCAGAGTAATTTCAGAGGtcacaaagagaggaagaggctgcaAGAAGAAGGCAAAATCCCAGCGAAGAAgcagaaaggaaaaagctcgacaggtgaagaagaagaagcagccgCGGCGACCACGGAGGAAGAACTTCCCGAAGCTTCGACACCGGCAGAGGAAATCTGCAGTGAAGACCAAGAAGTTTCTCATAGCGACGCCAAGTCAGAGGACGCAGACGAGGCCAAAGCAGCGGTGGTGCTTCAGAGTAACTTCCGCGGCCACAAGGAGCGCAAACgtctggaggaggaaggaaagatcccgaagaagaagaagaagatggaggttACACCAGGACCTCCAAAAGAGGAAGAGCAAGTGATGCACACAGAAGAATCAGCGCCAGAGTCTCAGCAGGACGCATCTGCCGAGAACGTGGACGGACTGGACGAGGAGAAAGCTGCTACCGTCCTTCAGAGTAACTTCAGGGGCCACCGGGACCGAAAGAAGCTGAAAGCAGAGAAGGAAGCTCAGAAGAAAGCGACGGAAGAGGCCGCCAACGATGCAGAGGGGGGAAGTAAAGAGGAGcgggaagaagaagaagaagaagaggaggaggtccTGGATGTTACTGATGTGGAGATTGAACATAAAGAGGAGACTGACGCTGAGAAAGAAAGACTGGAGGAGGAACAGGCTGCAGTGAAGATCCAGAGTAACTTCAGAGGGTACAAGGACAGGAAGAACCTGAAGGCCAACAAGGAAACGGCACAGAATGAAGCTCAGCAACTAGAGAGCTTCTCAAAACAG ATCGCGCAGACTTCTCAGGACTTCGTCGCCTTGCAGCACAAGCTGAATGAGATCATCCAGGCCCATCAATCAAACCCGGCGAACAACGGCATGTTTGTGAGGGGGAAAGCAATGAATGGCTTCGCTTCCCAGAATCAACAATCAA CTGACAAGAGATTGTCGAGGACCCCCCGCAGGACCCAGCAGCCGAAGACCCTGAACACGCCAGAGGACTCCACCTATTACACCCTGATTCAT CGCTCCGTCCAGGACGACAAACGCAAGCCCAGGAAAGAGGG